atttcaatccaaattcactccgtccCTCGAAGTTCTagagttttagaaaaaatcacttaGCATACAAAGTAAAcagggagtttgttttttcagcggagtgatttcggagtgatctggattttatttaaatccccgttcactccgattcagacttttaatattaaaataaaccctACTTCGAAGTGGATTTTACTCCgagatcaaataaataaacagtcatctgcTCCGCATTCccgatttaatccgcgtttaccccgcaaatttttctcagtctaatcatttttactttttattatttaacttgtttacttaaactatttttcaaaatagtcCTACagcctttaaaattttttaaaatgtcaaaaaaattttcccatcaACTTTTATCCGAAAgttcgaaaataaataaacaaatatttaaaaatccacTTCCATTTCGTCTGCCAAATggctttttcaaatttttccatgGCTACTTTCCCCATtaccataaataaaaacaacataaataattaaaacaaataataaattacatgcCATCTAAATAAAACTCACCTTGTTGTTGTTGGCTGTAAAAATCATCATAATCCATGCCATTGcctaatataaaaacaaaaacaaaaataaaaaaccaaaagaaaataaaaaataaactctttTATACCAGCATCCAAATACCcgagtgaaaataaataaacaactcaataataaaaaataaataataaatattattccaaaaataaataaacttactcTGTGGTGTTTTGAAGACAACGACAGATGAAAAAGGTCCATAGCCTTTAGCATTTCTTCCttggattttaaaataataagttgTACTGGGCTTCAGTCCTTTAATAATATACTCAGTCTTGTTTCCAAGTACACCTTCAACATGCCAATCTCTCTCACGTTTAGTATTATCAGTCGAATAAGATATAATATAGCCGATAATATGGCCATTGGGTTGCTTAGGTGGTTGCCAGTGTACTATTACCGCAGTAGAACGATCTTCGTAACTCTGAACAGTTAAATCACGCGGTGATGATGTGGGTGCAGCCTCGTGTGTTTGATTAAGGACAATCATACTCCACGGTGATTCACGTTTTCCCTTAACTGTTTTAACGGTAAACTCGTACTGTGTATTCGGCTTTAAGTCGTCAATCATACAATTGAGATCTGTTGCATTGAAATACTTATATCGTGGACTCAGCGTTAATGGATGATATGGCGCATATCTGACGACGTAATATCTATGATCTGTGACATATTGACTTTTCGAAAGTGAGGTATCTGTCCAGTACAGAACAACGGTACTGGCAGACAGTACAATTGCTTTGAGACCAACGGGTGGTATCAGTGGTGTTACTGTTGATTCAACGGCTGTCTTCTCGGTTGTTCTGACATTCGCATAAATTGGTGGCCCTTCGCCTGCTTCATTGCTGGCGCGCAATGATATTACATACTCGGACATTGGATCAAGTGATTCAATTGAATAGTAACGTTGTTTACCATCCAATTCATGATTGAAAACATCCGGGTAACCTTTACCCCAGCTAATAATATAACCGcgtacttttattttgtcatcTCTAGGTGGACTCCACCACACGGATATTGATGTTGATAAGGGTTTTGTTCGTAAATTTGTTGGCGCTGAGGGTACTGTTGATTCGTCTAAATCATTTTCGTAAGTTTCAATTGCCATCCACTCTGTCCAAGGCCCGGTACCGTTTACATTCAATGCGCAAATACGGACATGATAAACTCCATGTTTTTCTAATCCTGATATTACATGAAGACGTTTGTTGCCCTCTGTTGTTATTGTGTTCGAGTGATAGCGACGATCCTGACGACGATAACGAATTTTGTAGCCAGTTATTATGCCGTTTTGTCCTTCGAGTGGTGGCTCCCATCTTACAATTATACTTGTCGAGCTTGCGGCTTCTAGTGTTACGTTGTGTGGTGGGTGAGACGGTTGCGCGCTAAAtgttcttatatttatttcaccgGTTGAAGGACCTGGCCCGTTTTCATTCACTGCGTACACCGAAATACTGTACTCTGTATAAGGCGTTAAGTCAACTAGTTCACAAGTTGTGATTGTCGTCTCacgtattttttcaacttcgcTGAACACACCAGCTCCAGAACTACTGCTCGCGTCGTCTGTAGTTTCCAATGTCACAACGTACTTAGATATGCGGCCGTTGAGAATCTTTGGCTCTTGCCAAGATACTTTTATACTTTGACTACTAGTTGCGTGACCCTCGAGATTTAATGGCGGACTTGGTACGTCTGCTTCAGAGTGTGTTGTTACCGTAAGTACTTCACTTGAGGCGCCGGCTATACCTTGAGAATTGTGCGCCACAACCCGAAATTGATATGTTACTCCGGGCTGAAGACTTCGAACGACTACTTCTAATTGTCTATGTGCTGTTGTCACAACGCGTTCTCtgtaaatcattttaaatttgtatataaattttatatacgatatagggggcaaaatggggtacatctattttataaaaattccaaaatcacttttgtaaatataattgaacattaattgaaattttttttcactgtttttgaaaaattttgtttttgtaaaaaaataatcggaaatcaatttgacttttttttcttataaatttacaataaaataactccCAGTGTCAAATTACTTGAGATGTATTTCAATAATcaacttgaaaatatttacaatttttgaatttttaaatttaattaacttttgataattttttaatctattacTTTAAGCAAAATGTTATTgcctttttaaaaatacccaagtagcacacttGCCTTTGTGATATCTATAAGATAACAGCTTGTAGTCTACTTTTTGACACATCGATAAGGCACCAATATGTtgacaaaaaatgatcagaaatttatgtcaccgaaaaaatatctatttaaaAGACTCAACACAAGagacgacaaaaagtaagtTACAAATAGTGGTAAAATGAGTTGAAATATCGACAGCAAATAGCTGACCTGATCTTATTTTTCAAGCTATTCAATGGATTAATAGATTCCTCGgaaatcattaatgatttcGAGCTTATACTAAATGCACTGAATCTCAGGCACTGCAGGACTCTAAAAACCACTAAATCCAACAAAAACTATGTGATAAATGGACCTAAGAATAGGGTATGCAATCTAGTCAATTCTCTGCATAGTGATGTCATCTTCTTCCAGGGGTCATACCAGAATTTTCGCTCTTGCATTAGAAAAcgattattaaaatactaGCTGCTCACCCACTGTAACTTTCAAGCAACCAATCTTCTCTATTTTCTTTTCATACACAGTTAAATTCGATATTGTATAACAATCTAGTCCTATTATAtcatatattgtatattatattataattaactaaTGTTAAGATGAAGTATAGTGCCGATTggcgtaataaataaataaataagtcatCTAAGCGACTTTTTAATTGACATAAGGCAAgaaaaacaacacaaattttctctGTCTCCGTAACTAACATTTGCATGTCGTATTTATACCAAAAGAGGTgactttgagacaaaaaaaagtttgtcatccttttaaaagacatcttaaagttgtctgTGTGTTACTTGGGTATCTTCTTTGGAATTAAAACTCCCTTAAATCTTTTACTTTAAGTTAGTAATAGAATTTAGAATTCAGAATTTTCGTTTAGTAATGCTAAGGCACAGGCCAAATGGCAAATTTCATTACATAGTAAGTGCATTTATTACATAAGAAACATATAGTTGTAAGCACATAGTACAACtatataaaataagaatattttagataaatttagaTAAACTTGGTTTACAATTACATCGATCATtcggtaataattattaaaaaaaaaaaacaaagatttAAGGTATAAAGTCTTAATTTCACTTTTACTTAGTTCAATTGGTAATTTTACGTATTGCACTGAGTTTATCCTTATCACAGTCACTAGGTAATCAATTTTTGACTTAATATACAGTATTTGAgattatatcatatatttattcttcattggatggtattttatttgtcgagattttataaataattgaagacTTCTTTTTTGAAGACTTGCAATAAATAGtgattaacaaataaaaaattactaacttGAAGTAGacagttaaactttttcaaaaatcgaaagtgtcagtcgaaaaatgtCAATGACTTtcgttttatgataaaaactattaaaattttttgtttcttccATCGCATCCAATAATttagtgaaatttaatttttctttatgtaaattatttacaaaaaaatttaatttcctcaaatttatttaatatctatatttttttttcacctctTTTAGGGGgtccccattttgcccgcaaacaatgaaatttgttttaacgacagctgaaattttttctatttactttgaatataaaaaaaaatcaacgtaTTTGAGTCCCCGACAACTTactatttccttaagtaccctgttaaccccccccccccccttccctcttattcatatatgtatatatttttttatggattgcatataaaaaaatataaagtaaatgctaaaaaaatataccttTGAGATCCGTCTTGCTTATAGTAAATATGATAAGTAAGTGATGAGTCACTGTCAGCATTTTCCGGCTTCTGCCAACGTAAAGTAACGAATCTCGTTGAAACAATAACAACACTAAGATTTCTTGGTGCTGATAAAAGTGGTCCACTGCCAGCACCTCCCTCGATTAAATCCAAATTATCCGTGTTATCTATAAAACGGGATTCAGGTTTTTgttggtgatgatgatgattgtGATTATGATGATGGTGTTGTGATGGTGGAGGTGGAGGTAATAAGGTATCATCAGGATCAGTCTCAGTTTCAGTtactttatcaaaaaataaatccgcGGATTCATCACCAGAATAAGAATTTGATGATAATTCTGGTGATGAAGGAGTAAATGCTGATAATGTATGACCAAGGAGCGTGCTGGGATGTTGCCAGGTATTGTTATATAATGGTCGTTGacgagataatttttttttcggcaaTAATTTTGGTGACAATGTTGTCGATGTTAATTTTgccaattgaattttttctttttttttaaacagattAGTACCAGGTAACACGATTAGTACAAAAGGATCAAATAAAtgacaggaaaaaaaaaaacatttaagtaaataaaaaataatcaaaatcataaaataaaaaagcgaaataaaaaaaaaatagcgacaaaataaaattgtgtaTGTAATAAATGACTTACTTGGCTTGTGGATGATAACAAGTCGAGCGAAAGTTTGAACTGAACCTGCCGGATTGGTTCCGATACATTGAAATATTCCAGCATCTATCGGCAGTAGTCCAtttattcttaaattattattattaacaagcTGCCAGTATTCacttaaagttattttttctccattTTTAAGCCAAGTAACTTTAGGCTCTGGTTTACCATAAATATCACATTCAAATTCTAAATCCTGATTCTCACTCGCTACTTTATCTTCAGGTCTCTTAATAAATCTCGGTGGTACCTGGACCGTTACTTCAGCCACTGCATCAAGTGTTTCAACGTCATTTTTAGCCCGACATTGATACGATCCCGTGTCCTCCTCCATAATATCAGTAATCATAAGACTAGATGCTGCTATTTTACGATATCTCGAATCCAGCGCAGCTAAATCAACAGCAACTCCGTCTTTCAGCCATAAAATAGAAGGTTTAGGCCGAGCGTTAGCTGCGCATTCAAGAATAATCGTCGCACCTTCAACGGCTATCTGTGGTTTAGgttttgcaataaaaatagGTGGCGATTGTTCGTCAAAATTAATAGACAACGACGAGGATTCTTGTTCAAGAGACAACTGAGCTTTGTTACTCAACCGATGCTGACTAAATGCCGTAGCATTGCATCGGTAAGAACCCACGTCTTCGTTCCGAACATCATCTATTTCCAGTGCACCGGAAGACGGCATAATTGTCATGCGACTTTCATCAAGCTGCAGCGGATGTTCATCTTTGAGCCAGTGAATCTTAACTCGATCAGCCAACAATTTGGTTGACAATAAACTGCAGCTAAAAAATGCCGTCTGTCCCAAACTGACGGCAATATCTCGCGGCTCCTCATCAAATATCGGCAACTGTGATAACAAACTGATAGTGGCGATTTGTGATACAACGGCTCCAACATTTTCCACTGTTACTAGACACTGATAACCACCAGTTAATTCTGGATTATCAGCGTAAACGctacttatatataatgatcCATTAGCTAATTGTGATCTATAACTGTcaccaataaaattaatcatctGGCCGTCTTCTGTACGCCACTGGATATTTATAGCTGATGGATCGTAAACTGTACTAGACGCTTGACAGTCAAGTCGAGCAGCACCACCTGGCTCAACAATAACATCCTTCGGCTCTACTATCAAATCCAGTCCAGCAGCACAATGacctttttaaaataaaaattatcaattataaattaaacaatgatattaaatatatatataagtaattaaataaataaacaaacaaaacttACCGCTGGTTATTAATGCACAAAATATCAGACATACTCCAATAAACTTATCCATTTTATCTAATCAATActcaaataaagaaaaaaaactaaataaataataattttaattttaaattaaattcaaacgCTAATATCATTTTATAACTGTCGTCCTCTACAATCTACAATCCTATTAATCCACATCCCTTTCATCTCActctcctttttttttgtttcacacTAGCtttcgatttttatttattacaacagTTCCAATCCCGTCACTtcatattataaacaaaaaaatacatacatgtattaaattataataaattatctacaaatgtataatttcattattgcacttataattaaataaccgacaattagatattatttaaaagacacagaattatatattttaggcATTTTAATATGAGGACGACATATTGCGGGCTGCGCGCGAGGAGACGGTTAGCGTCGTCGTCGTCGCCATAGTCTCGTTTCTCGTTATTCTATAccgtatattatatatatatctatatacatatatacaactACATGTATCCAACCCCCTCATATTCACCTCATTCTATTCATATACAGTTCTATGTCTACTGTACCATTTTATACATGTACAAGTTCTATACTTTCACTCAC
This sequence is a window from Microplitis mediator isolate UGA2020A chromosome 3, iyMicMedi2.1, whole genome shotgun sequence. Protein-coding genes within it:
- the LOC130665586 gene encoding neogenin isoform X1, which encodes MDKFIGVCLIFCALITSGHCAAGLDLIVEPKDVIVEPGGAARLDCQASSTVYDPSAINIQWRTEDGQMINFIGDSYRSQLANGSLYISSVYADNPELTGGYQCLVTVENVGAVVSQIATISLLSQLPIFDEEPRDIAVSLGQTAFFSCSLLSTKLLADRVKIHWLKDEHPLQLDESRMTIMPSSGALEIDDVRNEDVGSYRCNATAFSQHRLSNKAQLSLEQESSSLSINFDEQSPPIFIAKPKPQIAVEGATIILECAANARPKPSILWLKDGVAVDLAALDSRYRKIAASSLMITDIMEEDTGSYQCRAKNDVETLDAVAEVTVQVPPRFIKRPEDKVASENQDLEFECDIYGKPEPKVTWLKNGEKITLSEYWQLVNNNNLRINGLLPIDAGIFQCIGTNPAGSVQTFARLVIIHKPKKIQLAKLTSTTLSPKLLPKKKLSRQRPLYNNTWQHPSTLLGHTLSAFTPSSPELSSNSYSGDESADLFFDKVTETETDPDDTLLPPPPPSQHHHHNHNHHHHQQKPESRFIDNTDNLDLIEGGAGSGPLLSAPRNLSVVIVSTRFVTLRWQKPENADSDSSLTYHIYYKQDGSQRERVVTTAHRQLEVVVRSLQPGVTYQFRVVAHNSQGIAGASSEVLTVTTHSEADVPSPPLNLEGHATSSQSIKVSWQEPKILNGRISKYVVTLETTDDASSSSGAGVFSEVEKIRETTITTCELVDLTPYTEYSISVYAVNENGPGPSTGEINIRTFSAQPSHPPHNVTLEAASSTSIIVRWEPPLEGQNGIITGYKIRYRRQDRRYHSNTITTEGNKRLHVISGLEKHGVYHVRICALNVNGTGPWTEWMAIETYENDLDESTVPSAPTNLRTKPLSTSISVWWSPPRDDKIKVRGYIISWGKGYPDVFNHELDGKQRYYSIESLDPMSEYVISLRASNEAGEGPPIYANVRTTEKTAVESTVTPLIPPVGLKAIVLSASTVVLYWTDTSLSKSQYVTDHRYYVVRYAPYHPLTLSPRYKYFNATDLNCMIDDLKPNTQYEFTVKTVKGKRESPWSMIVLNQTHEAAPTSSPRDLTVQSYEDRSTAVIVHWQPPKQPNGHIIGYIISYSTDNTKRERDWHVEGVLGNKTEYIIKGLKPSTTYYFKIQGRNAKGYGPFSSVVVFKTPQSNGMDYDDFYSQQQQDGRGLSQSLIYIIVGCSVVLITGVAVVVVFVCCRRQNDSPDRKKGYMKDVNQKTNIKPPDLWIHHDQMELKALEKSSINGETLTSTTSGGIVNNTLPRSGNTDYNHTDTSGNAVINSGSLDKRTYVPSYMATNNLDDKCSTLTRQHSRNKSKFIPLTVVDSGGPLHSSIASATAASTAIVNSSHGNSLSQPTIYNSSDASREPSRSIYPRTVGAQYSLSRAHITLEPTPESNPSVDLSSMSSNYEQLHHNSMTYGSTPYNNSTSSQQFTPGHYVAGSTSQSSVAANSSSVISGGNSSRGELTGSGSGTDSANANSAGGGSGSIKRLQGHPLKSFSVPAPPPQSAPSTPAQQKHVTQVSQVTVRSSLSGSPYKKQPSGSSSAVANTNQLTKNRLASVSNACHTPEEIERLKPSYSTEELNQEMANLEGLMKDLNAITASEFEC
- the LOC130665586 gene encoding neogenin isoform X4 encodes the protein MDKFIGVCLIFCALITSGHCAAGLDLIVEPKDVIVEPGGAARLDCQASSTVYDPSAINIQWRTEDGQMINFIGDSYRSQLANGSLYISSVYADNPELTGGYQCLVTVENVGAVVSQIATISLLSQLPIFDEEPRDIAVSLGQTAFFSCSLLSTKLLADRVKIHWLKDEHPLQLDESRMTIMPSSGALEIDDVRNEDVGSYRCNATAFSQHRLSNKAQLSLEQESSSLSINFDEQSPPIFIAKPKPQIAVEGATIILECAANARPKPSILWLKDGVAVDLAALDSRYRKIAASSLMITDIMEEDTGSYQCRAKNDVETLDAVAEVTVQVPPRFIKRPEDKVASENQDLEFECDIYGKPEPKVTWLKNGEKITLSEYWQLVNNNNLRINGLLPIDAGIFQCIGTNPAGSVQTFARLVIIHKPNNTDNLDLIEGGAGSGPLLSAPRNLSVVIVSTRFVTLRWQKPENADSDSSLTYHIYYKQDGSQRERVVTTAHRQLEVVVRSLQPGVTYQFRVVAHNSQGIAGASSEVLTVTTHSEADVPSPPLNLEGHATSSQSIKVSWQEPKILNGRISKYVVTLETTDDASSSSGAGVFSEVEKIRETTITTCELVDLTPYTEYSISVYAVNENGPGPSTGEINIRTFSAQPSHPPHNVTLEAASSTSIIVRWEPPLEGQNGIITGYKIRYRRQDRRYHSNTITTEGNKRLHVISGLEKHGVYHVRICALNVNGTGPWTEWMAIETYENDLDESTVPSAPTNLRTKPLSTSISVWWSPPRDDKIKVRGYIISWGKGYPDVFNHELDGKQRYYSIESLDPMSEYVISLRASNEAGEGPPIYANVRTTEKTAVESTVTPLIPPVGLKAIVLSASTVVLYWTDTSLSKSQYVTDHRYYVVRYAPYHPLTLSPRYKYFNATDLNCMIDDLKPNTQYEFTVKTVKGKRESPWSMIVLNQTHEAAPTSSPRDLTVQSYEDRSTAVIVHWQPPKQPNGHIIGYIISYSTDNTKRERDWHVEGVLGNKTEYIIKGLKPSTTYYFKIQGRNAKGYGPFSSVVVFKTPQSNGMDYDDFYSQQQQDGRGLSQSLIYIIVGCSVVLITGVAVVVVFVCCRRQNDSPDRKKGYMKDVNQKTNIKPPDLWIHHDQMELKALEKSSINGETLTSTTSGGIVNNTLPRSGNTDYNHTDTSGNAVINSGSLDKRTYVPSYMATNNLDDKCSTLTRQHSRNKSKFIPLTVVDSGGPLHSSIASATAASTAIVNSSHGNSLSQPTIYNSSDASREPSRSIYPRTVGAQYSLSRAHITLEPTPESNPSVDLSSMSSNYEQLHHNSMTYGSTPYNNSTSSQQFTPGHYVAGSTSQSSVAANSSSVISGGNSSRGELTGSGSGTDSANANSAGGGSGSIKRLQGHPLKSFSVPAPPPQSAPSTPAQQKHVTQVSQVTVRSSLSGSPYKKQPSGSSSAVANTNQLTKNRLASVSNACHTPEEIERLKPSYSTEELNQEMANLEGLMKDLNAITASEFEC
- the LOC130665586 gene encoding neogenin isoform X3, with amino-acid sequence MDKFIGVCLIFCALITSGHCAAGLDLIVEPKDVIVEPGGAARLDCQASSTVYDPSAINIQWRTEDGQMINFIGDSYRSQLANGSLYISSVYADNPELTGGYQCLVTVENVGAVVSQIATISLLSQLPIFDEEPRDIAVSLGQTAFFSCSLLSTKLLADRVKIHWLKDEHPLQLDESRMTIMPSSGALEIDDVRNEDVGSYRCNATAFSQHRLSNKAQLSLEQESSSLSINFDEQSPPIFIAKPKPQIAVEGATIILECAANARPKPSILWLKDGVAVDLAALDSRYRKIAASSLMITDIMEEDTGSYQCRAKNDVETLDAVAEVTVQVPPRFIKRPEDKVASENQDLEFECDIYGKPEPKVTWLKNGEKITLSEYWQLVNNNNLRINGLLPIDAGIFQCIGTNPAGSVQTFARLVIIHKPKKIQLAKLTSTTLSPKLLPKKKLSRQRPLYNNTWQHPSTLLGHTLSAFTPSSPELSSNSYSGDESADLFFDKVTETETDPDDTLLPPPPPSQHHHHNHNHHHHQQKPESRFIDNTDNLDLIEGGAGSGPLLSAPRNLSVVIVSTRFVTLRWQKPENADSDSSLTYHIYYKQDGSQRERVVTTAHRQLEVVVRSLQPGVTYQFRVVAHNSQGIAGASSEVLTVTTHSEADVPSPPLNLEGHATSSQSIKVSWQEPKILNGRISKYVVTLETTDDASSSSGAGVFSEVEKIRETTITTCELVDLTPYTEYSISVYAVNENGPGPSTGEINIRTFSAQPSHPPHNVTLEAASSTSIIVRWEPPLEGQNGIITGYKIRYRRQDRRYHSNTITTEGNKRLHVISGLEKHGVYHVRICALNVNGTGPWTEWMAIETYENDLDESTVPSAPTNLRTKPLSTSISVWWSPPRDDKIKVRGYIISWGKGYPDVFNHELDGKQRYYSIESLDPMSEYVISLRASNEAGEGPPIYANVRTTEKTAVESTVTPLIPPVGLKAIVLSASTVVLYWTDTSLSKSQYVTDHRYYVVRYAPYHPLTLSPRYKYFNATDLNCMIDDLKPNTQYEFTVKTVKGKRESPWSMIVLNQTHEAAPTSSPRDLTVQSYEDRSTAVIVHWQPPKQPNGHIIGYIISYSTDNTKRERDWHVEGVLGNKTEYIIKGLKPSTTYYFKIQGRNAKGYGPFSSVVVFKTPQSNGMDYDDFYSQQQQDGRGLSQSLIYIIVGCSVVLITGVAVVVVFVCCRRQNDSPDRKKGYMKDVNQKTNIKPPDLWIHHDQMELKALEKSSINGETLTSTTSGGIVNNTLPRSGNTDYNHTDTSGNAVINSGSLDKRTYVPSYMAIASATAASTAIVNSSHGNSLSQPTIYNSSDASREPSRSIYPRTVGAQYSLSRAHITLEPTPESNPSVDLSSMSSNYEQLHHNSMTYGSTPYNNSTSSQQFTPGHYVAGSTSQSSVAANSSSVISGGNSSRGELTGSGSGTDSANANSAGGGSGSIKRLQGHPLKSFSVPAPPPQSAPSTPAQQKHVTQVSQVTVRSSLSGSPYKKQPSGSSSAVANTNQLTKNRLASVSNACHTPEEIERLKPSYSTEELNQEMANLEGLMKDLNAITASEFEC
- the LOC130665586 gene encoding netrin receptor unc-40 isoform X2 — protein: MDKFIGVCLIFCALITSGHCAAGLDLIVEPKDVIVEPGGAARLDCQASSTVYDPSAINIQWRTEDGQMINFIGDSYRSQLANGSLYISSVYADNPELTGGYQCLVTVENVGAVVSQIATISLLSQLPIFDEEPRDIAVSLGQTAFFSCSLLSTKLLADRVKIHWLKDEHPLQLDESRMTIMPSSGALEIDDVRNEDVGSYRCNATAFSQHRLSNKAQLSLEQESSSLSINFDEQSPPIFIAKPKPQIAVEGATIILECAANARPKPSILWLKDGVAVDLAALDSRYRKIAASSLMITDIMEEDTGSYQCRAKNDVETLDAVAEVTVQVPPRFIKRPEDKVASENQDLEFECDIYGKPEPKVTWLKNGEKITLSEYWQLVNNNNLRINGLLPIDAGIFQCIGTNPAGSVQTFARLVIIHKPKKIQLAKLTSTTLSPKLLPKKKLSRQRPLYNNTWQHPSTLLGHTLSAFTPSSPELSSNSYSGDESADLFFDKVTETETDPDDTLLPPPPPSQHHHHNHNHHHHQQKPESRFIDNTDNLDLIEGGAGSGPLLSAPRNLSVVIVSTRFVTLRWQKPENADSDSSLTYHIYYKQDGSQRERVVTTAHRQLEVVVRSLQPGVTYQFRVVAHNSQGIAGASSEVLTVTTHSEADVPSPPLNLEGHATSSQSIKVSWQEPKILNGRISKYVVTLETTDDASSSSGAGVFSEVEKIRETTITTCELVDLTPYTEYSISVYAVNENGPGPSTGEINIRTFSAQPSHPPHNVTLEAASSTSIIVRWEPPLEGQNGIITGYKIRYRRQDRRYHSNTITTEGNKRLHVISGLEKHGVYHVRICALNVNGTGPWTEWMAIETYENDLDESTVPSAPTNLRTKPLSTSISVWWSPPRDDKIKVRGYIISWGKGYPDVFNHELDGKQRYYSIESLDPMSEYVISLRASNEAGEGPPIYANVRTTEKTAVESTVTPLIPPVGLKAIVLSASTVVLYWTDTSLSKSQYVTDHRYYVVRYAPYHPLTLSPRYKYFNATDLNCMIDDLKPNTQYEFTVKTVKGKRESPWSMIVLNQTHEAAPTSSPRDLTVQSYEDRSTAVIVHWQPPKQPNGHIIGYIISYSTDNTKRERDWHVEGVLGNKTEYIIKGLKPSTTYYFKIQGRNAKGYGPFSSVVVFKTPQNGRGLSQSLIYIIVGCSVVLITGVAVVVVFVCCRRQNDSPDRKKGYMKDVNQKTNIKPPDLWIHHDQMELKALEKSSINGETLTSTTSGGIVNNTLPRSGNTDYNHTDTSGNAVINSGSLDKRTYVPSYMATNNLDDKCSTLTRQHSRNKSKFIPLTVVDSGGPLHSSIASATAASTAIVNSSHGNSLSQPTIYNSSDASREPSRSIYPRTVGAQYSLSRAHITLEPTPESNPSVDLSSMSSNYEQLHHNSMTYGSTPYNNSTSSQQFTPGHYVAGSTSQSSVAANSSSVISGGNSSRGELTGSGSGTDSANANSAGGGSGSIKRLQGHPLKSFSVPAPPPQSAPSTPAQQKHVTQVSQVTVRSSLSGSPYKKQPSGSSSAVANTNQLTKNRLASVSNACHTPEEIERLKPSYSTEELNQEMANLEGLMKDLNAITASEFEC